A genome region from Anastrepha obliqua isolate idAnaObli1 chromosome 4, idAnaObli1_1.0, whole genome shotgun sequence includes the following:
- the LOC129246241 gene encoding cytochrome P450 9b2-like, producing the protein MVLIELGLVSLLLGYIFYRWATLKYNTFKERGVPYEKPYPLVGNSGAVVLNMESFNKTLLKFYKRNRDHDIVGFYNFRSPMFVVQNPEYIKKITVKDFDFFVNHTPLFSVDDDPLINGMLTVMKDQRWKNMRNTLSPIFTAAKMRAMFSLMNECFNESLDRLHEKTKGGKSHDIELKGWFTRLSNDIIASTAFGLKVNSYVDPNNEFYSIGQSISNFRGTQMIKFFISTTMPIIQKLLGYNIFDKDKTDYFKRLVIDTMKYRQEHKIHRPDMIQLMIEAKQESEQNWSDDDIVAQCFIFFFAAFENNANFTSVMCHELMENPDVQQRLYEEAMEVRAELNGNPLTYEAVMKMKYMDMVTSEALRKWSLAGMIDRLCSKDYDLTDNEGNLVFKFKAGDYIWFPIVGMHNDERYFEDPDLFNPERFSDVNKDSIKPFTYLPFGVGPRMCIGNRYALMQAKAMLYYMILDFKFERSSNTVENIMDDIRGFQGNPIGGFWVRLVPRK; encoded by the exons ATGGTGCTTATCGAACTAGGGCTGGTGTCCTTGCTACTCGGCTATATATTCTACAGATGGGCCACACTCAAATACAATACATTTAAGGAGCGTGGAGTCCCATACGAAAAGCCATATCCACTAGTGGGCAACTCGGGGGCTGTAGTTTTGAACATGGAAAGCTTCAACAAGACTTTGCTGAAATTTTATAAACGAAATAGAGATCA tgATATCGTGGGTTTTTATAATTTCCGGTCGCCTATGTTCGTGGTACAGAATCCagagtatattaaaaaaattactgttaAGGATTTTGACTTCTTCGTAAACCACACTCCGCTTTTTAGTGTTGATGATGACCCTCTCATAAATGGCATGTTGACTGTAATGAAAGATCAACGTTGGAAAAATATGCGCAACACTCTGTCTCCAATTTTCACCGCCGCCAAGATGCGCGCCATGTTTAGTTTGATGAATGAGTGTTTCAATGAGAGCTTGGACCGGCTACACGAGAAAACTAAAGGTGGCAAAAGTCATGATATTGAGCTCAAAGGATGGTTCACACGTCTGTCCAATGATATCATCGCTTCAACTGCATTTGGACTCAAAGTTAATTCGTATGTGGATCCGAATAACGAGTTTTACTCAATTGGCCAATCGATCTCTAATTTCCGCGGCACGCAAATGATCAAGTTTTTCATCTCTACTACTATGCCAATAATTCAAAAG CTTTTAGGATATAATATATTTGACAAGGACAAAACCGATTACTTCAAACGACTCGTTATAGATACAATGAAATATCGCCAAGAACATAAAATTCACAGGCCGGATATGATCCAACTAATGATCGAAGCTAAACAGGAGTCTGAACAAAACTGGTCCGACGATGACATTGTAGCTCAgtgcttcattttctttttcgctGCATTCGAAAACAATGCGAACTTCACGTCGGTGATGTGCCATGAACTGATGGAAAATCCTGATGTGCAGCAGCGTTTGTACGAAGAGGCGATGGAAGTACGTGCGGAACTCAATGGAAACCCATTAACCTATGAGGCTgtgatgaaaatgaaatatatggatATGGTCACATCGGAAGCATTGCGCAAATGGAGTCTTGCCGGAATGATAGATCGTTTATGTTCGAAGGATTATGACCTCACGGACAACGAAGGAAATTTGGTATTTAAATTTAAGGCCGGCGATTATATCTGGTTTCCCATTGTTGGAATGCATAATGACGAAAGATACTTTGAAGACCCGGACTTATTTAATCCTGAACGTTTCAGTGATGTAAACAAAGATAGTATAAAACCGTTTACATATTTGCCTTTCGGTGTGGGGCCTCGTATGTGCATAG GTAATCGATACGCACTCATGCAAGCCAAGGCCATGCTGTACTACATGATTTTGGACTTCAAGTTCGAGCGTTCCTCAAATACGGTTGAAAACATAATGGATGACATACGCGGGTTCCAAGGAAACCCTATTGGAGGATTCTGGGTGCGTTTAGTGCCACggaaatag